The stretch of DNA ATAACCCGCATTACTATTCATATTAATAGTGCCCCGGCTGGTTCTTTGGCGCACCTCAGTAACCACTTGCGCTATATCATCCGCAGCCAGAGCCGGTTCCCCCTCGCAGCCCTGGCCGAAACTGATAATTCCCTCCGGGGCATGCAGCAAGTGGTGCAGGGTCACCTCCACCGCTTCGGAGCAGGTAGGGCGAAAATTTAGCCGGGTCTGGGGAGAGGGGCAGCATTGAGCGGGCTGCAGCGATATGCAGCCCAGACAGCGGGCGTTGCAGGCAGGGGACATGGGCAGGCCGCCCTCCCAGCGGCTGTAGAAAATATTTTGGGCAGTATAGCAGCTGTATTCCAGGGCACAGTGAGCCAGCTGGGCCAGCACCCGGTTTTGTGGTGCCCGGTCCAGCCTGTTTTGCACCAACTGGGGTAAATCCGCCGAATTATAGTGTACAGGATCCCAGCGGTCCGGTTCATCGGTGCGGACGGCGGCCACATAAACCCGGCCTTCATGCCAGGCCACCGCCGCGTATCCCAGCAGGGGCAGCGGCTGATCGGCCTGGCGCCGGTAACCGGGCAGCAGGGTTCGGGTATAGCCCTGGGGCAGCAAAGCCCCTACCGCCAGGGCTGAGCTACCCTCGCCGGGCACCTGCCGCAGCAGCTTGAAATCACCGTTTTTATCCATACCCACCGGGTTACTGCCGGGCAATAACGTTAAAGAGGCCCCCGGCGGTAATTCCAGCATATCCTCGTACATTATCTCCACCAACCGGTCACCGGTACGCCCCACTGCTCCCAACGCATGGTCGTACATACGGCCTTGTTCATCAACATACAATAATTGCATAGAGCCTGGCACCCACTTTTCTACATTTCTCTATCTTCATCTACCATCCTTCAGTATAATGCAATTTGATATACAGGTGAAGCTACATTTATCTTGTCTTTGGCTGCAACTTGCGATACCCATTTTTTACTAGTATAATGAAATAACGACATTAGGTGCCAGGTGTTGAAAGTTGCAAAATCTTTTGATTTTCAACTTTCAACACCTGGCACCAAAGCTATAGCTGGTACCGGCCGTAACCAACTAAACAAACAACGTTTCAGCACTGGAAGGTGTTTTCTTATGTATCTGAAAGAGCCCCAAATTGAGCTCATAAAAACATATCTACAGGAACAAATAGCGCCTTACTTAATTATTATTTTTGGTTCAGCTTTAACCGGCAAAATGCTGCCCGACAGCGATATTGATATTGCTTTCTTGGCAGAACAAAAATTTAGTGCCTACAAGCTTTTTATGATTGGCCAGCACCTGGCGGACAAACTGGGCCGGGATGTAGATTTGGTGGATTTAAATACCGCTTCCACTGTATTCCAGGCCAGAGTATTGACTACCGGAAAAGTTATTTATTGTACTGATGAAACCAAGCGCATGTTATTCTACATGCTCACCTTAAAAAAATATGCCCGTTTAAATGAAGAACGCAAACAAATAATTGATAGAATAGCGATAAGAGGTACCAGATATGACCAATGACGTGATAATCAACAAAATTATGGTCATCAAACGATGTATAAAGAGGATACATGAAGTATATAACAACGATCCACAAAATTTATATGACTACACTAAACAAGATTCCATAATCCTGAATATCCAAAGAGCTTGTGAAGCAGCTATTGACCTGGCTATGCACATTGTGGCTGAAAAGGACCTGGGACTTCCCCAAAGCAGCCGCGAAGCTTTTGATCTGCTGCACCAAAATAATATTATAGAACATGGATTAAGCAGGCGCCTAAAGGCTATGGTTGGCTTTCGCAATATTGCAGTGCATGATTACCAGATCATCAAGCTCGATATAATTAAAAACATAATTAACAAACACTTAAAGGATTTCCATGTATTCATAGAGCAAATTTTGAATTTATAAAACAAAAGGGGGGAGGTGCCACCAGACACCCCCCCTGGAAGCTCGGTGGAAGCAAGAGAACCGTCCCCGTGCTTTTTGAATAGCGGCCTGCTTAAGCATAAGCCCGCTCAAGGCAAAGCATCGGGTCAACAGGGATGCCGTTTAGCAGCACCTCAAAGTGCAGATGCGGGCCGGTGGAGCGCCCGGTGCTACCCACCAGGGCGATGCGCTGACCTGCGGATACCCGCTGCCCATCACTCACCAGCACGCGCGAGTT from Desulfoscipio gibsoniae DSM 7213 encodes:
- a CDS encoding radical SAM protein, whose protein sequence is MQLLYVDEQGRMYDHALGAVGRTGDRLVEIMYEDMLELPPGASLTLLPGSNPVGMDKNGDFKLLRQVPGEGSSALAVGALLPQGYTRTLLPGYRRQADQPLPLLGYAAVAWHEGRVYVAAVRTDEPDRWDPVHYNSADLPQLVQNRLDRAPQNRVLAQLAHCALEYSCYTAQNIFYSRWEGGLPMSPACNARCLGCISLQPAQCCPSPQTRLNFRPTCSEAVEVTLHHLLHAPEGIISFGQGCEGEPALAADDIAQVVTEVRQRTSRGTINMNSNAGYTLGVEKICRAGLDSMRVSLISAREQVYQSYYRPWDYRLTDVAASIRIARSLGVFVSLNLLVLPGLNDRDVEIEALVDFIEDNGVNKVQLRNLNIDPDFFYRQVLVNGEIYGVGQLIEALRSIPGLELGNFSRPVSS
- the mntA gene encoding type VII toxin-antitoxin system MntA family adenylyltransferase antitoxin, with translation MYLKEPQIELIKTYLQEQIAPYLIIIFGSALTGKMLPDSDIDIAFLAEQKFSAYKLFMIGQHLADKLGRDVDLVDLNTASTVFQARVLTTGKVIYCTDETKRMLFYMLTLKKYARLNEERKQIIDRIAIRGTRYDQ
- the hepT gene encoding type VII toxin-antitoxin system HepT family RNase toxin yields the protein MTNDVIINKIMVIKRCIKRIHEVYNNDPQNLYDYTKQDSIILNIQRACEAAIDLAMHIVAEKDLGLPQSSREAFDLLHQNNIIEHGLSRRLKAMVGFRNIAVHDYQIIKLDIIKNIINKHLKDFHVFIEQILNL